One Lutra lutra chromosome 18, mLutLut1.2, whole genome shotgun sequence genomic window carries:
- the TRIP6 gene encoding thyroid receptor-interacting protein 6 — MSGPTWLPPRQLESARSPQGRAPPRGAPGPPPAHGAALQPHPRVNFCPLPSEQCYQAPGGPDDRGLAWVGCHGAPQRSQGLPPDRGALRPGSLDAEIDSLTSMLAELDGGRGHAPRRPDRQAYEPPQPHAYRSGSGSLKPNGGSVPIPPQELSASPYGAPTPASYATASTPAGPAFPVQVKVAQPVRGCGPPRRGASQASGALPGPHFPLPGRGEVWGAGYRSHREPGPGVKEEAAGGGRGGGYGPQVPLSQPPEEELERLTKKLVHDMNHPPTGEYFGRCGGCGEDVVGDGAGVVALDRVFHVGCFVCSTCRAQLRGQHFYAVERRAYCESCYVATLEKCSTCSQPILDRILRAMGKAYHPSCFTCVVCHRGLDGIPFTVDATSQIHCIEDFHRKFAPRCSVCGGAIMPEPGQEETVRIVALDRSFHIGCYKCEECGLLLSSEGECQGCYPLDGHILCKACSAWRIQELSATVTTDC; from the exons ATGTCGGGGCCCACCTGGCTCCCCCCAAGGCAGCTGGAGTCTGCAAGATCCCCTCAGGGGAGAGCACCCCCCCGAGGCGCCCCGGGGCCGCCGCCAGCCCATGGAGCAG CACTTCAGCCCCACCCCAGGGTCAATTTTTGCCCCCTCCCATCTGAGCAGTGTTACCAGGCCCCCGGGGGACCGGATGATCGGGGGCTCGCCTGGGTGGGGTGCCATGGAGCACCCCAGCGCTCACAG GGGCTCCCCCCGGATAGGGGGGCCTTGCGTCCAGGGAGTCTGGATGCCGAGATAGATTCGCTGACCAGCATGCTGGCTGAGCTGGATGGAGGTCGTGGTCATGCTCCACGACGGCCAGACCGGCag GCTTATGAGCCTCCTCAGCCCCATGCCTACCGCTCGGGCTCGGGCTCCCTGAAGCCGAATGGAGGGAGTGTTCCTATTCCTCCCCAAGAGCTCTCAGCGTCCCCCTACGGGGCCCCCACTCCGGCTTCCTATGCCACAGCCAGCACCCCCGCTGGCCCTGCCTTCCCTGTGCAAGTGAAGGTGGCACAACCAGTGAGAGGCTGTGGCCCTCCCAGGCGGGGGGCCTCTCAGGCCTCCGGGGCTCTCCCAGGCCCCCACTTTCCTCTCCCAGGCCGAGGTGAAGTCTGGGGGGCTGGCTATAGGAGCCACCGGGAGCCAGGGCCGGGGGTTAAAGAGGAGgctgcaggaggaggaagaggaggcggGTACGGGCCCCAG GTCCCCCTGAGCCAGCCTCCTGAGGAGGAGCTCGAGAGGCTGACCAAGAAGCTGGTGCACGACATGAACCACCCTCCCACTGGGGAGTACTTCG GGCGCTGTGGCGGCTGTGGAGAAGACGTGGTTGGGGACGGGGCTGGCGTTGTGGCCCTGGACCGCGTCTTTCACGTTGGCTGCTTCGTGTGCTCCACGTGCCGGGCCCAGCTTCGGGGCCAGCATTTCTACGCCGTGGAGAGGAGGGCATACTGTGAGAGCTGCTACGTG GCCACCCTGGAGAAGTGCTCCACGTGCTCCCAACCCATCTTGGACCGGATCCTGCGGGCTATGGGGAAGGCCTACCATCCCAGCTGCTTCACCTGTGTGGTGTGCCACCGTGGCCTTGATGGCATCCCTTTCACAGTGGACGCCACCAGCCAGATCCATTGCATCGAGGACTTCCACAG GAAGTTTGCCCCACGATGCTCGGTGTGTGGTGGGGCCATCATGCCCGAGCCAGGTCAGGAGGAGACCGTACGAATCGTTGCTCTGGATCGCAGTTTTCACATTGGCTGTTACAAGTGCGAG GAGTGTGGGCTGCTGCTGTCCTCCGAGGGCGAGTGTCAGGGCTGCTACCCATTGGACGGGCACATCTTGTGCAAGGCGTGTAGTGCCTGGCGCATCCAGGAGCTCTCGGCCACCGTCACCACTGACTGCTGA